CTCAATAATTTTGATGTAGACAAATAATCTTGATTAACCAATAAAGAAGTGGGTTAGGTGGGCTTTGTGAGCAGTAGGGGGCTTAATAAGCCCATACAATCAccttaagaaagaaaaaacaaaaagtgtatGACGTGGCAGGATATCATTGGTTGGTAAAAGAGGTTGGCGGGTGAAGTTGTTGGGATGTACCGTCGACGAATCTAGGGTTTGAATGAGCCACCGTGTTTCGATTCTATCATCTCATATCTCACCAGTCTCCGCCGTCATGGCTTCCGAGAAAGAAGCTGCTCTCGCCGCCGCCACTCCTTCCGACGATTCTCCCACCATGTAAAACCCTCCCTCCCTGTTgcgatcttcttttttttgttgctcaTCCTTTCGATTTGTTTCAGTAAAAGGCTTAAAGCTGCGACTTTTTTCCAATGATTAgatgaaattaataatttttatttgaatttgatcTAGTTGTTGTAGCTTTATTGTTCCAATTGCAAAACAAAAGTAATGGGCTGTCCTTTGTGATGTAGTGGTGAAGTTGGTTTTGTTAACTATGTAATGATGGATGAGTACAGTGACTGACTTGATTGAGGTGCTCAGAAGAGTGAAATTGTTGCACAAGTTTAAATTGcagtatttttgtttaattttgtagtAGTAGTGACTTGAGAAGAAGCTCgttttgatttatatgtttgttCATTTCCGTGTAGCCTATTTGtggattttagtttaaattgtttttgttgagcTGAATTGATGATGTTGTAACATGCAGATTTGACAAGATCATCAGCAAGGAAATCCCATCCACCGTGGTTTATGAGGATGACAAGGTCCTTTTATATTCTATAACCCCTTTTGATACACTTTATCCTATGTTCTGCACATCTAGAGATACTCTTAAGTAGCTAGCTCAGTCTGCTTACCATTTGAAGCATTCTAtgaatttcaaaaacataaagatGGCTTCTGCTTGactatgtttttttagttttttttgctaTGATAATGTCAGTGTTAACAACCGAAATTTGTTTCTTAATATCTTTACCACTTTAAAAGTAGTCAGTAGTTTGTATTCATTAACTGTTCCTGGCATGTTTATTAAAATCATGTTGCAGGTTCTAGCTTTTAGGGACATAACGCCTCAGGGTCCTGTTCACATCCTCCTTATTCCTAAAGTGAGGGATGGCCTAACTGGCCTCTCTAAGGTACCTATTTCTTCACTTTGCACCTCTCAAAATTgtactctctcaaacaaaatTCAGACAGAAGTCTAAAAGCATGGCAGTTGTTAGTTAGACTCGATCTCATTAAGAAAACACAATACTAAATAATGTATTGTTCTTCTACTGCAGGCGGAGGAAAGGCACATCGACATCTTGGGCCGCCTTCTCTACACTGCCAAGCTTGTAGCAAAACAAGAAGGCCTAGCAGAGGGTTTCAGAATTGTTATCAATGATGGTCCTCAAGGCtgtatgtatttatattatatatagctCCACTTCTTCAATTAGCCTTTATCATATTCAACATAATAAAAGAGACATGATGATTGATGTTTCTCACATTCTTCTGGTTTTGTAGGCCAATC
The sequence above is drawn from the Camelina sativa cultivar DH55 chromosome 4, Cs, whole genome shotgun sequence genome and encodes:
- the LOC104781549 gene encoding adenylylsulfatase HINT1, which gives rise to MSHRVSILSSHISPVSAVMASEKEAALAAATPSDDSPTIFDKIISKEIPSTVVYEDDKVLAFRDITPQGPVHILLIPKVRDGLTGLSKAEERHIDILGRLLYTAKLVAKQEGLAEGFRIVINDGPQGCQSVYHIHVHLIGGRQMNWPPG